In Weissella tructae, the DNA window AAAGATGTTATTATCACTGTTACAGCTAATGTACCTGTTTCAGGAGAAGCAGCGTTGGCGGGTGTCTATAAAGCATTAGAAGCCGATGGTGTAGATTTAAACAATGAAAATACAACCGCAGCGAATGATGTTTTGTCATCTACATCAGCAGCCATTTCAGAAAATGCGAATGATGGTAAGTATGCGGGAAAACTAACATCGGCAGTAACACAAACAACTAGTGATTTAGCTGCGGATAAGCAAGCAGGTAAAAATATTACGATCAACATTATTATCGACAAGTTGATTGTTAATTTGGATAAGCAAGGGATTAAAGACCAAACAGGTGAAGCAAACATTAATGCAATTGCGAATTCAATTCAATTAGTCAATAATGCACCGATTTCAGATTCAGCGGACTTTGTGAAGTCAGCGAATAACTTAGCGGATACTTTATCTAATTCTGCTGGTGATTTGATGGCAAAAGCAAAAGACTTTGCGAATTCTCAAGACGCAAAAGAAGTTGCGAATTGGTTTACGATTAATATCTGGGAACCAGTTAAGAATTTCTTTAGTGGACTCTTTGGTGGTAATCAATAATTGAACAAATGTGATATCCTATTGGTGACAATAGGATATTGTTGTTTATTGCCAATGTATCGGTGATATGGAAAGAGAAAAGGTGAAGAATTTGCAACGTCGCGTCTTTGTAGTAACAGGAAATACAGGAACAGGAAAGACAACTGTTACAAAGTACCTGAATGAATTTTATGAAATGCCAAAAGTGATTACACACACTACACGTCCGCCTCGTGAAGGTGAAGAAGATGGCGTGGACTATTATTTTGAATCAAATGATAGTTTTGATCGTAATCATTTTTTGGAAGAAGTGAGTTACAGTGGTTATAAATATGGTTCTTCTGTTGAAGGGCTAGAGCGTGCGTGGGAAAAGAATCAATTAATTACAATTGTGCTAGATCCAATGGGCGCTGTGACTTATTTACAAGATTTACCAGAAGGTGAAGTTGTTGTTATTTATCTAGATGTCAGTGAACGAGCAGATTTGCTGGAACGTCTGGAAAAGCGTGGAGATGATGTTGAAGCAATTGCACAACGATTAAACAGTGAAGAATATCAACGTGATTTAATGATTTTGCCAGGATTAAAAGAACGCGCACATGTCGTGATGAATGATGATTGGGATGCGGCGCGTTCAGAAATTGATGAGATTGTACAATCGGCGATTAGAGTCTAACGTACAAGGAGGTATGTCATGAAAAAAAGAACACCACCATTTATTACTCCCGTTGCCTTGTTGTCACTCATAATTGCATTGAGTGCAGGGAATGCCGTGGTAAATGTTTCAACTAACACTCGTAATGGTGCGCCGGTTAAGGAAACGTCTGAGAAAAAGGATACTTCTTCTTTGAGTACGGAATCCGCTAACGAGGAAACAACTTCAAATAATACGACTAGTGAAACTTCAAGTGCAGTATCGAAGAGTCCGAATGACATCTCTGAGTCTGAATCAACTGTTAGTGGACAGAGTAATTCAGAATCTTCCGTGTTACCATCTGAATCATCATCATCGGTGACTTCAAGTTCATCTAGCTCAGAAGTTGTCGCAGACGTTGCGAAGAAGGAGGCGGAGTAATATGTTTTCGCTTTTAGATCTTTTTAATAGCTATTTTAGTGTCTTTAACGTAAATTCTCGGTTAAAGGGTCGCATCTATACGATTATCGACTTTTTTGGAGTCGCTTATTTGGCTCATCTAACATATGCGTATTTCAAGAATCAAGCATATATGCAAGGTGCGTTGTTGGGTTTGGCGATGTTGTTGATTTTTTACGTGGCACTTATTAATTTCATGTATTACTTTACAGAAAAATCTGTCAAATGGGATATTTCACCATTATTTGCGAAATATGTAGCCAATCCAGACGCTGCCGCAGGGAATAATGTCCAATTTGTACCAGCGAGTGGGTTGTATAGAACGGAAGATGTATTACCAGCGTTGGTCATATCTGAAGGGGAGCACCAAAAATATTTAGAAGAAATTGTAAATAAATTGGACGAACATGGATTGATTGAAGATGCATATGATAATCTTTCGGTTAAAGAGCAAGTCAAAGTTCTGAAAAATGGGAAAAACGTTTTATATGCGAACAATCGGATAGAGTTACCCTTTTATCGTTTGGAAAACGATGGTAATCGATTGATTGTGGTCGGTGGACTAAATGAAATGACGGCGCAACAATTGGGCCATGTTGAACAGGTTGGATTACAACCTGTTTCGATGGCTATGAAGCAATACGACTTTTTCGTCGCAACCGTTGGTATATCAGGCGGTACGGCTCATGAAATGGGTCGTAATGGGCTGTCTGAAGTGAAATATCCATACGAATTAAAGGTCGAATTAGCATACAAAAATAAAGAAGTCTAGCCAAAAGGCTAGGCTTTTTTTAATGCCTAAAAATGTAAACTTATATCACATACTGATTGACAATGTTCGGAATTTTGAATACTATGGGATAAAGTTCACTGGAAACCTCACAATGGTAGTAGTGATGTTTAATTAATAGAAAAAGCTAACGGTTGTTAGCGAGGAGGCCCAAATGTCAATGATCGAGTTTAAAGATGTCGAAAAGTATTATGGAAAGTTCCATGCTTTGAAAAACATTAATTTAGAAATCGATGCAGGTGAAACAGTGGTCTTGCTTGGCCCATCTGGGTCAGGTAAGTCAACATTAATTCGTACAATTAACGGACTAGAAACAATTGAATCAGGTCAATTAATTGTTAATGATCGTGATTTGGCAGATGAACACACGGACTTGAATATGATTCGTAAAGATGTGGGAATGGTATTCCAACATTTTAATCTATATGCAAATAAGACAATTATTGAAAATATTATGCTTGGCCCTCGTTTAGTTTTGAAGCGTGACGAAACTGAAAACCGTGAAATTGCAATGGCTTTGCTAGAACGTGTTGGATTGGCTGATCAAGCAGAAAAGTTCCCATCAGCGCTTTCTGGAGGACAACAACAACGTGTTGCGATTGCGCGTTCATTGGCAATGAAACCTAAGGCCATCTTATTTGACGAACCAACATCAGCGTTGGATCCGGAAATGGTTAATGGTGTTTTGAAAATTATGCGTGAAATCGCGGAAGATTCTTCAATGACCATGGTCGTTGTGACACATGAAATGGGATTTGCTAAGCAAGTTGCAGACCGTGTTATCTTTATGGCAGACGGTGAAGTCTTAGAAGATGCGCCAACTGCACAATTCTTTGAACATCCAAATGAACCACGTGCACGTCACTTCTTGTCACAAATTGTGCATTAGGGGGCTAGTTATGAAAAGTAATACAAAAAAGCTATTCACTTGGGGCGCAGTTGTATTGGTCGCTCTAGGTGCTTGGGCAGCAGTTAACCAATTGAGCGCAAATAAAGCACGTGCGTCACAAAAGAACGTTGCATATGATCGTGTGATGGAATCTGACGTTATGACTTGGGGAATAAAAGGGGATACAAAATTAATTGGTGTGATGGACATTGCGTCTGGTGAATACCAAGGATTTGAAGTTGACCTTGCTAAGGAATTAACAAAGCGTATTAACCCAAATGCAAAAGCTGAATTAACACAAGTTACAGCGGGTACACGAGTACCAATGTTGTTGAATGGAAACATTGATACCATTATTGCCACAATGACGATTACAGACGAACGTAAAAAGGTCGTTAATTTCTCAGATCATTACTTTAAGGCTGGGCAATCAATCATGGTACCAGACAATAGTAAGATTAAGTCGGTTGAAGATGTGAATTACAAAGGCGCTAAGATTTTAGCCGTAACTGGAACTAATTCAGCTGAGAATATTAAGGAATTTGCACCTAAAGCACAAGTTGTTGGTTTACCTGATTATGCGACAGCTATGACTGCGTTGGAATCAGGGCAAGGAGATGCCATTACTAGTGACAACACAATTTTATTTGGATTAGGCGCTGATAAGCCTAATTTGAAGATTGTTGGTGGCGCGTTTACATCTGAAGAATATGCAATGGCGTTTTCAAAGAACGAACCTAAGTTGGAAGCCGCAACAAACAAGGCTTTGGCCGAAATGCGTGCAGATGGTAGCTACGATAAATTAGCTGAAAAATGGTTTGGTGAAGTACGTGGACTTGATTGGAAGGAGGTAACTAAGTAATGTGGACACTATTTACAGAACACTCAGATGCCTTCATAACAGGATTTGGTTGGACAATCTTGGCAAGTTTAATTGCTTTGGTTGGTGCCACTGTCTTAGGGACATTATTTGCCTTGATGCAAGTAATGCCAAACCGCTTTGCGAATAAAGTCGCAAATATTTACGTAGAAATTGTTCGTAACATTCCTTTGTTGGTGATTACAATGTTTTTCTATGTTGTTGTCGCACGTGTGTGGCATTTGGATGGATTTGCGTCAGGAACGTTAGGGCTAACATTGTATAGTTCAGCGTTCATCGCCGAGACTGTGCGTGCCGGAATATTGGCAGTACCAAAGGGGCAATTAGAAGGTTCAATGTCTAATGGTTTGAACTGGTATCAAAGTATGTGGCATGTTGTATTGCCACAAGCCTTTAAGTTGGTTATTCCCCCATTGGGAAATCAATTCATCAGTTTGATCAAAAATTCATCAGTGTTGGCTTTCGTCGCAGGAATGGATTTGATGTATCAAGCCAATGCAATTTCGCAAACGACTTTTGATACATTCGGTCCATATATTATTGTGGCTGTATTCTATCTAATCCTAACGATGCCGTTAAGTTACTACATGCGTCATCTAGAACATAAATTAGTCGGCGGGGGTAACTAACATGCAAGATTTTCTACAAGCATTTTCATGGTTGAACCTACGCTTCTTATTGATGGGACTATGGGTGACGATTCAAGTTTCCGTTGTTTCAATTGTATTTAGTTTTATTATTGGATCATTGTTGGGGATTATTCGTTACTTGAATATCCGCGTCGTATCACCAATCGTCGGCTTTATTATTGATATTATTCGAAACTTGCCGCTATTGTTGATTATTTTCTTTACGTACTTTGCATTGCCAAAGATTGGTATCCATTTTAATGTCATGGCATCTACGATTATTGCGCTGACGGTGTTTGAATCAGCGATGATTGCTGAAATTGTGCGTTCAGGTATTATTGCAGTACCGAAGGGACAATTAGAAGGTGCACGTTCTAATGGTTTGAATATGCGTCAGACGTTGATTCAAATTCTGTTACCACAAGCGTATAAGAAGATGATCCCACCATTGGTATCACAGTTTGTGTCATTGATTAAGGACACATCATTGGCAACTATTATCATGTTGCCGGATGTAACATATCGTGCGCAAACAATTTATGCACAAAATCCAAATCAAATCGTGCCGATGTTTATCATGTTGGCTTTGTTGTATTTTGTGTTGAACTACACTATTTCTCAATTCGGACGTTACATGGACCGACGAATGAAGGCATAGTAACAATTTGAGATTCTTGTTTTTTGAGCGAGGGTCTCTTTTTTTATAACCATTTTTCTGAAACTGTAGTTAATTTCATTTATAAAATATATATATGTAGTTAATGTTAGATTTATTTACAATATTCAACAGCTTTGTGGTGTTTTCTTAGTATGGTATTAAGAAGCACGGGGGACCGCACTAATATGGAGGGGTATATATGAAGTCGGGAATGAAAAAATTTACGTATATAGCTTTAGCGGCATTGGCCGTCGGGGGTATTGGCACAGCTATTACGAGTTCAGTTGCGAAAGCTAAATCAACCCAAAACGATGATATGATTCGTTGGGTTGATAAGGCACCGCTAACAACAATGGATCCATCGAAAGTGTCAGCCAATCAAGATTTTACTGGTATGACAGCGGTGAGTGATGGTTTGTATCGTCAAGATATGAAGGGAGTACCGGAATTATCTTTGGCAGAATCAGTAGATACGAATGATGCGAAAACGGTGTATACCTTTAAACTACGACCAGATTTGAAATGGTCAAACGGGGATGACCTAACGGCACATGATTTCGTATATGGTTGGCGTCGAACAAACGATCCAACGACAGCGGCTGAATATGCCTACTTGTTTGAAGGTATTAAGAATGCTGATAAAATTCAAACCGGTAAAATTACTGATTTGACACAATTGGGTGTAAAAGCACTTGATGATCGTACATTGGAAGTGACGTTAGACCAACCAATGGCAGCGCTGAAAGATTTGTTAACAATGCCGCCATTCTTCCCACAAAACCAAAAATTTGTTGAAGAATCAGGTAAGCAATATGGATCAGAAGCAAAATATGTTTTGGCATCAGGACCATACACAATTGAAAATTGGTCAGGAGCAAGTGATGAATATTACTTGAAAAAGAATAAGTTCTACTATGATAGTGACGTTGTGAAGACAAATGAAATTCGTGTTCGTTCTGTCCAACAAGGAACAGGATATAACCTGTTCCTGTCAAATGCGACAGATTTCGCTGAACTATCAACATTGCAAGCAACTGGATCGAAACATGATCGTGCTTACATTAATAATCCAGGTGGTTCAACAGCATACATTCAAATGAACCGTAAGCAAGTGAAGGCTTTGGACAATGTCGACATTCGACGTGGATTATCATACGCCATTGACCGTGAAACATTCACGGACAAGGTGTTAGGTGGAACAGCAATTCCGGCGGAAACATTAGTGCCGAAGGGATTGGTTACAGACCCTAAGACAGGTAAGGACTTTACAGACCTTTCAAAGACAGATGGCGCAATTGGATATGACCTAGAAAAGGCACGTCAATTGTTTGCGAAGGGAATGCGCGCTGAAGGATTAACAGAATTAACATTAGAATTAGCAACTGATGACACAGATGCTGCTAAGAACTCAGCGCAATATCTACAATCACAATTGCAAGAATTAGAAGGGCTAACAATCAACATTAAGATTGTACCGTTCAAGCAACGTATTGCAATGCAAGAAACACGCACATTTGATTTGATTATTACCATTTGGGGAGCTGACTATGCTGACCCATCAACATTCTTGGACCTATTCCAAACGGGCGGTTCATTTAATGGAGGTTCTTGGTCAAATGAGGAATATGATAATTTGATTAAGAAAGCTATTATAACAGATGCAAGTGACGCCGAAAAACGTTACCAAGATTATGTTGAAGCAGAAAAAGTTTTGACTGATCAAGTGGGAGTTATTCCAATGTATCACCGATCAACGCCAGCCTTAGAGCGAACTGACATTGAAGACATGGCGTACCATGCTGCTGGTGCAACATTTGACTTCAAATGGATTAAGCGTGTCAAGTAACCTGCCTTTTCTCATTGTTTTTTAATTTAAACTCCAGTATACTATTCGAAATACATTAGAAATCTCTCATAAATGAAAATGGTGGAGGGTAGCATATGAACTGGGGAATGAAGAAAATAACAACAGTTGCAGCGGCAATCGCTGTGTTTAGTGGAGTCGGTGTCGTAGGTGTCCATGCCGCGGTTAAAAATAATAATATGATTCGTTGGGTGGATAAGGCACCTCTATCAACGATGGATCCATCTAAGGTGTCCGCTGCACAAGACTTTAATGGATTGACAGCAACGGGGGATGGATTAACAAGACAAGATAAAGATGGTGAACCAGCATTAGCGTTGGCGGAATCATATAAGACAAGTGAAAAAGGGACGGTTTACACATTTAAACTTCGACCAGATTTGAAGTGGTCGAACGGGGATGACCTAACGGCCCATGATTTTGTCTATGGTTGGCGCCGAACAAACGATCCGAAGACTGCTTCTGAATATGCATATCTATATGCAGGTGTGAAGAATGCAGAAGCCATTCAAAGTGGTGAAGAAAAAGACCTAACCAAGCTAGGGATTGAGGCGTTGGATGACCGTACATTGAAGGTGACATTGGATCAACCAATGCCTGCATTGTTAGATATTATGACAATGCCTCCTTTCTTCCCACAAAATGAAGCATTTGTTGAAAAGGCGGGAAAGAAGTATGGAACAGAAGCTAAGTATGTCCTATCTTCAGGTCCGTTTGTATTGAAGAAGTGGTCAGGATCAAGTGATGAATATTTCTTACAAAAGAATAAGTTCTACTATGATAGTGATGTTGTGAAGACGAAGGACATTCGTGTTCAAGCAGTACAGTCAGGAACAGGATATAACTTGTTTATGTCTAATGCGACAGACTACGCAGAACTATCAACACTACAAGCTAATGCATCAAAGCATGATCGTTCATTTTTGAATAATCCAACTGCGACGACAGCCTACATTCAAATGAATGAAAAGAAGGTAAAGGCGCTAGGTAATACGGATATCCGTCGTGCACTATCATATGCAATTAATCGTGAAGTCTTTACTGATAAGGTGTTAGGTGGAACGGCGCAACCGGCGACAACTTTGACACCAAAGGGACTAATTACAGATCCGAAAACTGACAAAGATTTCACTGAAATTTCAACGGTGGAAGGCGCAGTTGGCTATGACTTGAAGCAAGCAAAAGAACTTTTTGCGAAGGGAATGCGCGCTGAAGGGTTAACAGATTTGACATTGGAACTAGTTACTGATGACACAGATGCAGCGAAGAGCTCAGCTCAATTCTTACAATCACAATTGCAAGAATTAGATGGTTTGAAGATTAACATTAAGATTGTACCGTTTAAGCAACGTTTGGCTTTGACACAAAGTAAAGATTTCGACCTAGTCATCTCACTTTGGGGTGCGGATTACCCGGACCCATCATCATTCTTGGACTTGAACCTGACTGGTGGAGCATTTAATGCCGGTGGTTGGTCAAATGAAGAATATGATGCATTGATTAAGAAGGCGAACACAACTGACGTTAATGATGAGAAAAAGCGTTACCAAGATTATGCAGACGCTGAAAAGATTAGTTTAGAAGAGATGGCTGTTATTCCAATGTACTACCGTGCAACACCTGCGTTGCAACGAACAGACATTGCGGACATGGTCTACCATCCTGCGGGAGCTCTCTTTGATTGGAAATGGGTATATCGTAAGTAAGAAAGTTACATGTTGGTTTTTGCAAAGGTAATCACACAAAGAAAGGTTTTCTGCGATGTTTAAATATATTCTAAAAAGACTCGGCATTATTTTGCTGACCCTCTTTATTGTTATTTCGGCAACATTCTTCTTGATGAAGTTGATGCCAGGGTCACCGCTAGCGAATGCTGAACGTTTGGCACCAGAGCAACGAGCGATGATCGAAGCGCAATATGGATTGAACAACCCGTTGTGGGTGCAATACTGGGACTACTTAACAAATGCGTTCCGTTTGAATTTTGGGGATTCATTCCAATTCCAAAATCAACCCGTTATGAAGTTGATTGGGGAACGAATCGGACCCTCAATTCAATTAGGACTTGAAGCCTTGGTATTCGGTGTGATTGCCGGTATTGGACTAGGAGCTTCTGCCGCAATGCACGCAAATACAAAGCGTGACACATTGTTGTCAATTATTGCGGTGCTAGGAGTTTCTATCCCATCATTCGTGTTTGCCACATTGGCACAATACTTTGTTGGATTGAAGCTAGGTTGGTTGCCAATTGCTGGTTGGGATGGATTCATTTACACAATCTTGCCAGCCGTAGTATTGGGAATGGCGCCATTAGCGATTACAGCACGATTCATTCGTACTGAAATGGTGAACGTGATGAATTCTGATTACATTGAATTAGCACGTGCTAAAGGATTGTCACGTAACGAAGTGGTTTACAAGCACGCATTACGTAATTCATTGATTCCGTTGGTAACATTGATTGGACCTATGGCAGTTAATTTGATGACTGGATCAATCGTGGTTGAGCAAATCTTTGCGATTCCTGGAATTGGTGGACAATTCGTTTCATCAATTTTGACGAATGATTACCCAGTTATCATGGGAACAACAATTGTGTACTCAATGATGTTGATGGTGGTCTTGTTGATTACTGACATCTTGTACGGATTGATTGACCCACGTATCCGTTTGAACAAATAAAGGAGGCAACTATGGCTGAACAATATACAAACCTAAATGCAGCTGATTTCCAGTTGCTTCCGCAAAAGTCAACTGCGGACTTGGATGCAATTCAAACCAAAGATGTGAGTTTCCGTAAGGATGCTTGGCGTCGATTGAAGAAGAATAAGGGAGCCTTCATCTCATTGTGGGTTCTGATTGTGATTTTCTTTGCTGCCTTTGCGTCAGTGCCATATGCGACACCTGATGCGATTGCTAAGCAAGATGTGATGCAACAAAACTTGCCACCAAAGTTACCAGGAAATATTCCTGGTTTGGACGGTAAGGTTAAAGAAGGTGGCGAAGTTGTTGATAAGTACGAAGCAGCTGGTGTACCATCTGATACATTCTACCTATTTGGAACTGACCAATTTGGTCGTGACTTGTTCAAGCGTGTCCTATATGGAACACGTATCTCACTAGAAGTTGCTTTGATAGCTGCTTTGATTGACTTGTTCATCGGGGTAACCTATGGAATCATCTCTGGATGGAATGGTGGCCGACTAGATACGTTGATGCAACGTATTGTTGAAGTGCTATCATCAATTCCTAACTTGGTTATCTTCGTGTTGTTGATTTTGGTTATGCAACCAGGAATGTTCTCAATTGCGTTAGGAATTGGGTTGACGTCTTGGATTGGAATGTCCCGATTAGTCAGAGCCCGGGTGCTTTCAATTAAGGAGCAAGATTACATCTCTGCTGCGCGTACATTAGGATCATCACCATGGCGTATTGGTGTACGTCACTTGATTCCAAACTTGTCATCAACAATTATTGTGCAATTGATGTTTACAATTCCATCAGCTATTTTCTTCGAAGCCTTGTTGTCATTTATCGGACTAGGAATTCCTATCCCTATGGCGTCACTTGGAACTTTGTTGAATGATGGAACTAAGGCATTCTTGTTCTACCCTTACCAATTGGTTGTGCCAGCCGTGATTCTATCAATGATCATGATTGCCTTTAACTTACTTGGTGACGGATTACGAGATGCATTTGACCCACGAACACGACGTTAGGAG includes these proteins:
- a CDS encoding peptide ABC transporter substrate-binding protein: MNWGMKKITTVAAAIAVFSGVGVVGVHAAVKNNNMIRWVDKAPLSTMDPSKVSAAQDFNGLTATGDGLTRQDKDGEPALALAESYKTSEKGTVYTFKLRPDLKWSNGDDLTAHDFVYGWRRTNDPKTASEYAYLYAGVKNAEAIQSGEEKDLTKLGIEALDDRTLKVTLDQPMPALLDIMTMPPFFPQNEAFVEKAGKKYGTEAKYVLSSGPFVLKKWSGSSDEYFLQKNKFYYDSDVVKTKDIRVQAVQSGTGYNLFMSNATDYAELSTLQANASKHDRSFLNNPTATTAYIQMNEKKVKALGNTDIRRALSYAINREVFTDKVLGGTAQPATTLTPKGLITDPKTDKDFTEISTVEGAVGYDLKQAKELFAKGMRAEGLTDLTLELVTDDTDAAKSSAQFLQSQLQELDGLKINIKIVPFKQRLALTQSKDFDLVISLWGADYPDPSSFLDLNLTGGAFNAGGWSNEEYDALIKKANTTDVNDEKKRYQDYADAEKISLEEMAVIPMYYRATPALQRTDIADMVYHPAGALFDWKWVYRK
- a CDS encoding peptide ABC transporter substrate-binding protein translates to MKSGMKKFTYIALAALAVGGIGTAITSSVAKAKSTQNDDMIRWVDKAPLTTMDPSKVSANQDFTGMTAVSDGLYRQDMKGVPELSLAESVDTNDAKTVYTFKLRPDLKWSNGDDLTAHDFVYGWRRTNDPTTAAEYAYLFEGIKNADKIQTGKITDLTQLGVKALDDRTLEVTLDQPMAALKDLLTMPPFFPQNQKFVEESGKQYGSEAKYVLASGPYTIENWSGASDEYYLKKNKFYYDSDVVKTNEIRVRSVQQGTGYNLFLSNATDFAELSTLQATGSKHDRAYINNPGGSTAYIQMNRKQVKALDNVDIRRGLSYAIDRETFTDKVLGGTAIPAETLVPKGLVTDPKTGKDFTDLSKTDGAIGYDLEKARQLFAKGMRAEGLTELTLELATDDTDAAKNSAQYLQSQLQELEGLTINIKIVPFKQRIAMQETRTFDLIITIWGADYADPSTFLDLFQTGGSFNGGSWSNEEYDNLIKKAIITDASDAEKRYQDYVEAEKVLTDQVGVIPMYHRSTPALERTDIEDMAYHAAGATFDFKWIKRVK
- a CDS encoding DUF1002 domain-containing protein; translation: MWKKVGTIVLTTVVLGGLVGTSHVSAMATGEQQRALNKPYVVYGDAAQQKHQIAQTLGVTSNYTQLTTKGSDAAYLGLQGVSDSVMISSVALAPGKAGAGTLVNIEAFEAKNNITQVTAQQYAMAATMAGVKDVIITVTANVPVSGEAALAGVYKALEADGVDLNNENTTAANDVLSSTSAAISENANDGKYAGKLTSAVTQTTSDLAADKQAGKNITINIIIDKLIVNLDKQGIKDQTGEANINAIANSIQLVNNAPISDSADFVKSANNLADTLSNSAGDLMAKAKDFANSQDAKEVANWFTINIWEPVKNFFSGLFGGNQ
- a CDS encoding ABC transporter permease; the protein is MAEQYTNLNAADFQLLPQKSTADLDAIQTKDVSFRKDAWRRLKKNKGAFISLWVLIVIFFAAFASVPYATPDAIAKQDVMQQNLPPKLPGNIPGLDGKVKEGGEVVDKYEAAGVPSDTFYLFGTDQFGRDLFKRVLYGTRISLEVALIAALIDLFIGVTYGIISGWNGGRLDTLMQRIVEVLSSIPNLVIFVLLILVMQPGMFSIALGIGLTSWIGMSRLVRARVLSIKEQDYISAARTLGSSPWRIGVRHLIPNLSSTIIVQLMFTIPSAIFFEALLSFIGLGIPIPMASLGTLLNDGTKAFLFYPYQLVVPAVILSMIMIAFNLLGDGLRDAFDPRTRR
- a CDS encoding ABC transporter permease; this encodes MFKYILKRLGIILLTLFIVISATFFLMKLMPGSPLANAERLAPEQRAMIEAQYGLNNPLWVQYWDYLTNAFRLNFGDSFQFQNQPVMKLIGERIGPSIQLGLEALVFGVIAGIGLGASAAMHANTKRDTLLSIIAVLGVSIPSFVFATLAQYFVGLKLGWLPIAGWDGFIYTILPAVVLGMAPLAITARFIRTEMVNVMNSDYIELARAKGLSRNEVVYKHALRNSLIPLVTLIGPMAVNLMTGSIVVEQIFAIPGIGGQFVSSILTNDYPVIMGTTIVYSMMLMVVLLITDILYGLIDPRIRLNK
- a CDS encoding amino acid ABC transporter ATP-binding protein, giving the protein MSMIEFKDVEKYYGKFHALKNINLEIDAGETVVLLGPSGSGKSTLIRTINGLETIESGQLIVNDRDLADEHTDLNMIRKDVGMVFQHFNLYANKTIIENIMLGPRLVLKRDETENREIAMALLERVGLADQAEKFPSALSGGQQQRVAIARSLAMKPKAILFDEPTSALDPEMVNGVLKIMREIAEDSSMTMVVVTHEMGFAKQVADRVIFMADGEVLEDAPTAQFFEHPNEPRARHFLSQIVH
- a CDS encoding amino acid ABC transporter permease, coding for MQDFLQAFSWLNLRFLLMGLWVTIQVSVVSIVFSFIIGSLLGIIRYLNIRVVSPIVGFIIDIIRNLPLLLIIFFTYFALPKIGIHFNVMASTIIALTVFESAMIAEIVRSGIIAVPKGQLEGARSNGLNMRQTLIQILLPQAYKKMIPPLVSQFVSLIKDTSLATIIMLPDVTYRAQTIYAQNPNQIVPMFIMLALLYFVLNYTISQFGRYMDRRMKA
- a CDS encoding transporter substrate-binding domain-containing protein, which gives rise to MKSNTKKLFTWGAVVLVALGAWAAVNQLSANKARASQKNVAYDRVMESDVMTWGIKGDTKLIGVMDIASGEYQGFEVDLAKELTKRINPNAKAELTQVTAGTRVPMLLNGNIDTIIATMTITDERKKVVNFSDHYFKAGQSIMVPDNSKIKSVEDVNYKGAKILAVTGTNSAENIKEFAPKAQVVGLPDYATAMTALESGQGDAITSDNTILFGLGADKPNLKIVGGAFTSEEYAMAFSKNEPKLEAATNKALAEMRADGSYDKLAEKWFGEVRGLDWKEVTK
- a CDS encoding amino acid ABC transporter permease — its product is MWTLFTEHSDAFITGFGWTILASLIALVGATVLGTLFALMQVMPNRFANKVANIYVEIVRNIPLLVITMFFYVVVARVWHLDGFASGTLGLTLYSSAFIAETVRAGILAVPKGQLEGSMSNGLNWYQSMWHVVLPQAFKLVIPPLGNQFISLIKNSSVLAFVAGMDLMYQANAISQTTFDTFGPYIIVAVFYLILTMPLSYYMRHLEHKLVGGGN
- a CDS encoding AAA family ATPase, producing the protein MQRRVFVVTGNTGTGKTTVTKYLNEFYEMPKVITHTTRPPREGEEDGVDYYFESNDSFDRNHFLEEVSYSGYKYGSSVEGLERAWEKNQLITIVLDPMGAVTYLQDLPEGEVVVIYLDVSERADLLERLEKRGDDVEAIAQRLNSEEYQRDLMILPGLKERAHVVMNDDWDAARSEIDEIVQSAIRV
- a CDS encoding DUF6681 family protein, which encodes MFSLLDLFNSYFSVFNVNSRLKGRIYTIIDFFGVAYLAHLTYAYFKNQAYMQGALLGLAMLLIFYVALINFMYYFTEKSVKWDISPLFAKYVANPDAAAGNNVQFVPASGLYRTEDVLPALVISEGEHQKYLEEIVNKLDEHGLIEDAYDNLSVKEQVKVLKNGKNVLYANNRIELPFYRLENDGNRLIVVGGLNEMTAQQLGHVEQVGLQPVSMAMKQYDFFVATVGISGGTAHEMGRNGLSEVKYPYELKVELAYKNKEV